The Litchfieldia alkalitelluris genome has a window encoding:
- a CDS encoding excisionase family DNA-binding protein, producing the protein MYLTIKETAEYLSTSESYIEGLILQKKIRSIYDGEQHLIYKNQFNTHFEQLENYKKYVEEVLNEPIPEDIDIKDED; encoded by the coding sequence ATGTATTTGACAATAAAAGAAACGGCAGAATACTTATCAACTTCAGAAAGTTATATTGAGGGGTTAATCCTTCAAAAGAAGATTCGTTCAATATATGATGGTGAACAACATCTCATTTACAAAAATCAATTTAATACCCACTTTGAGCAGCTTGAAAACTATAAAAAATATGTTGAAGAAGTCTTAAACGAACCGATTCCTGAGGATATAGATATAAAGGATGAAGATTAA
- a CDS encoding Lrp/AsnC family transcriptional regulator, whose product MDSVDLKMLELLQKNARMTISELSTELALSRPSITERLHRLQEKGVIEEFTARVSLPSVGRDILLIIQVSNLKVSPQEFEELIKKDEAIIECHRVTGEGSYFLKAAVSKMDSMRLLIDRLIPYANVNTSTVLNSPVPFRHVLPLDHTDQM is encoded by the coding sequence GTGGACAGTGTTGACTTAAAAATGCTCGAATTATTACAAAAAAACGCCCGCATGACGATTAGTGAATTATCAACAGAATTAGCATTAAGTCGTCCAAGTATTACGGAAAGACTGCATCGGTTGCAAGAAAAAGGGGTTATTGAAGAATTTACAGCTAGAGTTTCTTTGCCTTCTGTTGGTCGCGATATCTTATTAATCATTCAAGTTAGTAATCTAAAGGTCTCACCGCAGGAGTTTGAGGAGTTAATTAAAAAGGACGAAGCGATTATCGAATGTCATCGAGTAACTGGTGAAGGTAGTTACTTTTTAAAAGCAGCTGTTTCGAAAATGGATAGCATGAGGCTTCTTATTGATCGTTTAATTCCATATGCAAATGTGAATACTTCAACAGTATTGAACTCACCTGTCCCATTTCGCCATGTGTTACCACTAGATCATACTGATCAAATGTAA